The Episyrphus balteatus chromosome 3, idEpiBalt1.1, whole genome shotgun sequence genome segment agttaaaaaaaaggtgattttcttaaaacgtgaatattttgcctagatttgtatcctatcgaaggatatcgacgcacagagcacaaatatgtattttttataaatattgggcaagtagttttatttttagagagttttgaatttgtcaacttttgggtcatttagagcataaatagagccaggacacgcatttgaagttaaaaaaaaggtgattttcttaaaacgtgaatattttgcctagatttgtatcctattcgaaggatatcgacgcacagagcacaaatatgtatttataataaattttgggcaagtagttttatttttagagaattttgaatttgtcaacttttggctcatttagagcataaatagagccaggaaacgcatttgaagttaaaaaaaggtgattttcttaaaacgtgaatattttgcctagatttgtatcctattcgaaggatatcgacgcacagagcacaaatatgtattttttataaattttgggcaagtagtttgatttttagagagttttgaatttgtcaacttttgggtcatttagagcataaatagagccaggaaacgcatttgaagttaaaaaaaggtgattttcttaaaacgtgaatattttgcctagatttgtatcctatcgaaggatatcgacgcacagagcacaaatatgtattttttataaattttgggcaagtagttttatttttagagagttttgaatttgtcaacttttgggtcatttagagcataaatagagccaggacacgcatttgaagttaaaaaaaaggtgattttcttaaaacgtgaatattttgcctagatttgtatcctattcgaaggatatcgacgcacagagcacaaatatgtatttattataaattttgggcaagtagttttatttttagagaattttgaatttgtcaacttttggctcatttagagcataaatagagccaggaaacgcatttgaagttaaaaaaagttgattttcttaaaacgtgaatattttgcctagatttgtatcctattcgaaggatatcgacgcacagagcacaaatatgtattttttataaattttgggcaagtagtttgatttttagagagttttgaatttgtcaacttttgggtcatttagagcataaacagagccaggaaacgcatttgaagttaaaaaaaaggtgattttcttaaaacgtgaatattttgcctagatttgtatcctatcgaaggatatcgacgcacagagcacaaaaatgtattttttataaattttgggcaagtagttttatttttagagagttttgaatttgtcaacttttgggtcatttagagcataaatagagccacgaaacgcatttgaagttaaaaaaggtgattttcttaaaacggggatattttgcctagatttgtatcctattcgaaggatatcgacgcacagagcacaaatatgtattttttataaattttgggcaagtagtttgatttttagagagttttgaatttgtcaacttttgggtcatttagagcataaatagagccaggaaacgcatttgaagttaaaaaaggtgattttcttaaaacatgaatattttgcctagatttgtatcctatcgaaggatatcgacgcacagagcacaaatatgtattttttataaattttgggcaagtagttttatttttagagagttttaaatttgtcaacttttgggtcatttagagcataaatagagccaggaaacgcatttgaagttaaaaaaaggtgattttcttaaaacgtgaatattttggccagatttgtatcctattcgaaggatatcgacgcacagagcacaaatatgtattttttataaattttgggcaagtagttttatttttagagagttttgaatttgtcaacttttgggtcatttagagcataaatagagccaggaaacgcatttgaagttaaaaaaaggtgattttcttaaaacgtgaatattttgcttagatttgtatcctattggAAGGATATTGACGCatagagcacaaatatgtattttttataaattttgggcaagtagtttgatttttagagagttttgaatttgtcaacttttgggtcatttagagcataaatagagccaggaaacgcatttgaagttaaaaaaaaggtgattttcttaaaacgtgaatattttgcctagatttgtatcctatcgaaggatatcgacgcacagagcacaaatatgtattttttataaattttgggcaagtagtttgatttttagagagttttgaatttgtcaacttttgggtcatttagagcataaatagagccaggaaacgcatttgaagttaaaaaaaggtgattttcttaaaacatgaatattttgcctagatttgtatcctatcgaaggatatcgacgcacagagcacaaatatgtattttttataaattttgggcaagtagttttatttttagagagttttgaatttgtcaacttttgggtcatttagagcataaatagagccaggaaacgcatttgaagttaaaaaaaggtgattttcttaaaacatgaatattttgcctagatttgtatcctatcgaaggatatcgacgcacagagcacaaatatgtattttttataaattttgggcaagtagttttatttttagagagttttgaatttgtcaacttttgggtcatttagagcataaatagagccaggaaacgcatttgaagttaaaaaaaggtgattttcttaaaacgtgaatattttggccagatttgtatcctattcgaaggatatcgacgcacagagcacaaatatgtattttttataaattttgggcaagtagttttatttttagagagttttgaatttgtcaacttttgggtcatttagagcataaatagagccaggaaacgcatttgaagttaaaaaaaggtgattttcttaaaacgtgaatattttgcctagatttgtatcctatcgaaggatatcgacgcacagagcacaaatatgtattttttataaattttgggcaagtagtttgatttttagagagttttgaatttgtcaacttttgggtcatttagagcataaatagagccaggaaacgcatttgaagttaaaaaaaggtgattttcttaaaacgtgaatattttgcctagatttgtatcctatcgaaggatatcgacgcacagagcacaaatatgtattttttataaattttgggcaagtagtttgatttttagagagttttgaatttgtcaacttttgggtcatttagagcataaatagagccaggaaacgcatttgaagttaaaaaaaaggtgattttcttaaaacgtgaatattttgcctagatttgtatcctatcgaaggatatcgacgcacagagcacaaatatgtattttttataaattttgggcaagtagttttatttttagagagttttgaatttgtcaacttttgggtcatttagagcataaatagagccaggaaacgcatttgaagttaaaaaaaaggtgattttcttaaaacgtgaatattttgcctagatttgtatcctatcgaaggatatcgacgcacagagcacaaatatgtattttttataaattttgggcaagtagttttatttttagagagttttgaatttgtcaacttttgggtcatttagagcataaatagagccaggaaacgcatttgaagttaaaaaaaaaggtgattttcttaaaacgtgaatattttgcctagaaaTGTATCCTATTTGAAGGATTTCGACGCATACAGCACAAATCCACAATCCACACagattgaattcgttgaaagtgcgttccatagttccattgaaaatcgctaggaaactactagtagtactttgccacctcccaatggaacagggctattatgtgtactgtgataaTCTACATTTATGAAGATCTCGGCATTTTCATCTACTTTCTCTCTATCTAACATCtcgtcgcctgagaattgttttgtcgtatacgccaattttggaattttgggaaatcgcattttaaggtttgagcttttataaaaaaaaactagccgatagatttttttcaatttttaatagaatattttgtgcgatatcttctttatatttatgttgtcaaaattgtcacatctattatcaaggtttttatccaaaatcagtttgtcgtaaacgccaccaaaatcaacttttttttccatcccgtacacgtacgacaaagtaggcgcacgtacaacattccaatactaaaaaataaaaaaaatttcacagttcgtttttatttattaattaaatattaaaaaaatagttttttattacaTAGAATtagtattggtttgacttagaggctcaattattaaaataaatatatctaaaataaagaaaaaccaacaaatatgaccataaacataaaaaaaatttaaaaaatgtcttaacaaaaaataaaagtcatcctatggctatgaaatatgaaagaaataaaataataataaaccaagtttggttaaattaatatatggtcataaataaaagtcaattaaataaatatcaaactaaagaatttattctaattttttgatttgacgcttcataatattcttggtctgatttaggcataaatatgaaaaggcttttaatatcaataatcttatccttagttatcgagttagattttttagtaatttgaagacattggctgaacaaatttacaggagttgctatggtagactttttatatgttttaaatattgatgagcttttatattccacttttctaccgctcgtgtaaaagtatcatcagtatcatcaatttgcaaaacaataactcaaatttagcgaagaacaatggcgccttaaaaaaataattttcgaccagcaggtgttttctgcgagcgggtgcaataacaaaactcacagcaaccctttttcgcttcgttcacgacaaCGCGCGTGAACGAAGAGGCGCCACGGGATCGGCGCCCACGACTACAGACGACTTGTTGAActtgtgtgttcgatacaagatcaataagtatacagcaataaaacagcaacatttttttcactttacttcgttgaagacagcgcgcgcgaacgaagtgacaagatcaataagtgtacaacaataaaacaataaaactgcgaccttttttcacttcgctcaagacaacgcgcttgaacgaagcggcgcccgcgaccaacggtcgacttcttgatcttgtgttcgatagaagatcaacaagtgtacatattAAGCGGTACTTGTGACCGAGAATGAGGTCAAGTATCTagcggcaggaacaaacgacaagaaccatgacaaaataaaatacaacatttgagatgtctctcagatgcacatttttcttccttgcacctctaggaatagtgcaaaacctcaagtagcgcaaagcttaatgcagcccttagtttttaaattcattgtctttatagcacatgaagtccttattttcaataaatacttttctagtaggtttattatatttgtttatattctatttgggtcatatacctacatacatgtaagacaaaacaagttcgaaattttctaccctatctgttttgtacgacgtacgacaaaccaatactgaagaaaaaaaagttgaaaaatacatagaatttttgtcgtaaacgccaaaagttggcgcttacgacaaaccaacgctaatccgatgcttattttgtggatatacgacaaaatgcacactaattatctcagtaacggtaaacgataggacaaatctgataacagaaatgaaaagagaacgttctaaaacctattactacatatccagtttaaaaaagtgcattttggcgtttacgacaaaacaactctcgggcgacgatCTGTGAATCAATGCAGATCTGGAAATGCAAACGCATGTAAATCCACCATAAATGAGAAATTATGTCATTTTCctaatttcatcgaaatcatcCCATTTGCACTACTAGTCTTTCTAcccattgacctactatatatggactgctagtcgtttgacttttccatacaaaaattgaaaaaaaatgattccacatctttctagctctactagcggtataaccttagacggcgaaaagaggaaacttttagtgaatgatatctgtcgttaaaaggtagtgctttctctgtttttctatatttgttcctttcgcacttggtcaaaaatgttgcacttattctccgcttttttttagggcgctagaATCGCGAAGAAagaagtggaaccaacctgaatatgcttctagcagtccatatatattaagtcaatgttTCTACCATTTTCTGAAACAGCgcatatcaaacaaaaaaaactgtactAGATTACCTGCCAGTACTAGTTCACAATTTATACCAATTGGATTAATTTCTTCAGTTTCCAAACTCACCCAACAGCCAACTCTGCACATCTGTCAAACATcgtcgaattttattttttttaatcggatTTGTTCTCATTTCGGAACTTCCTACCTATAAACTGCATTTCAATAAGAAAAATCACGCAAAAAATAAGAAGTGCCATTCGAACAAAGAAAAAAGTACATATTCAAATTAAGGCACATTAAATACACAAAACGCTAAATCATTTCCAAATATAATATACCAcatcattatattttttttctttcttacaaCCGCATTTATATAGTCAAAAAAATAGAACGcgaacatttttacaaaaaaaaaaaagtgctgaaaaaaaaattaaatctgcaaaaaaatgatTATCACGGTGAAAAATTTACAGCAACAAACATTTACAATTGACATCGATCCCGAAAAATCGGTCaaagaattaaaagaaaaaatattcacaGACCGCGGCAGCGAATATGTCGTCGAAAGGCAGAAGCTCATTTATGCTGGCGTCATCCTCGACGATGACCGAACAATCCAATCATATTCGGTAGACGAAAAGAAATTTATTGTTGTCATCTTGCAGCGTGATTATCCTTCGAAAAAAACTGACGAATCACCTGCATCGGCTGCAACTTCCAAGGAGGAAGCTGCTAAAACTAGCGAGCCACCTTCACCACAGAAAAAGGCCGCTGCCGCTGAAGCAGCTGCACCCAGTAAGCCGACTCCGCAAACTGTCGAAACTAAGACGGCCACTGCAAGTCCCCAAAAAGCTCCAACTTCAGCTGCAGCTGCTCCAGCCGCTGTACCGGCTTCTGTACAAGCTGCTGCCGAGTCTACCCTCCTCATGGGCGCCGAATACAACCAAATGGTAGACTCGATTATGCAAATGGGATACACCAGAGAGATGACAGAAGCCGCTTTAGCCGCCAGCTTTAACAATCCAGATCGTGCAGTTGAATACCTTCTGAGTGGAATCCCGCCTGAAGCTTTGGTCGATAGCGAGTTGAATACAACACCTAGCGCAGAATTGAGAGCCGCTGCTGCTGCAGCAGGACAGCGATCGTCTGCCAACGAGAGTAGCGTCGCGGAGGATTCATTGGAATTTCTCAGGAATCAGCCTCAGTTCCTTCAGATGAGGGAGTTGGTGCACCAAAATCCGGAACTGCTGAATGCTGTTCTGCAACAGATTGGTCAGTCTAATCCGGCATTGTTGCAGTTAATTTCGGAAAACCAGGAGGCATTTTTGAACATGTTGAATGAACCGCACGAAGCAGATAACAGCAGTTCGGCAGGCAGTCAGGCAACAGGGGAAGGAGTTCGTGCAGCTGTAGCCGAATCGGTGGCATCGGCTGAGCCTTCTGATCGGACCAGGGGTGGAGCCAGTGCTTCGGGAGATGGTGGAGAGAATGTATCGCCTGTTATTCAGATGACTGCTCAGGACCGCGAGGCCATATCTAGGCTTAAGGCGATGGGTTTCCCCGAACACTTGGTTTTACAGGCGTATTTTGCGTGCGAGAAGAATGAGAATTTGGCAGCAAATTTACTCATATCGTCTAATGACGATTAGGAATAATAAAACGAAACGAAACAGTTAATCACAACATCTCTCTACtgaaggtttatttttttttttaatttttgtcataaTTATGTTTCTGCACTTTGTTGTTGATGAGAGTTCGCCACATAttcctattttttgttttgtcaaaaaTAGGTCTGGCCTATGCTAATCTTATGCTAACAATCTGAAAATCTGATAGTTCGATTCTtttacagataaaaaaaaaaaatattaaagcaaaaaaaaaactgatatatCAAAATATATGATCTTTCTGCCTTTAAAGGGCTTTAAATAAatagtttgttttttcttttttaatttcaagtttTAATAAGAGAATGATTGCGAATTTAGGTTCACATTGGTAAGTCTATCCTCGATTCGATTTCACCGGAAAAATAAGTCTCGAATTCGTAAAAGTAAAGAGGAATTAAAGCTGAGAAGGGGTTTAGtgacattttcgattttttttaaattttttccatcgAATAAAGGGGTCAAAAGACAACTTTGGCAATATTATCCGCAAATTTGGCTTAAATTGGGCGGATCAACAGAAGATGTAATTTTTTGATATCGGTCCtatctgctattcgattcatgTGAAagtcttaaggcttggccacaccggagggtatgcggtatagcggtaacgatatttgtactaaaaaaattccacacctgaacgttgatgtgtcagtttggaatttttttcatacaagtaccctcaccgctacccgtaccgctaccgcataccctccagtgtggccaagcctttaagcctagttcgcagctgaagcgaaaccaaaaaatttcaagtctccaaagttaacagcgaacatgttaaagcctagtacgcagctaaagcgaaacgaaacttccatacaaaatttcataaacgaaatcttgaacgaaaataaatttgttttgtttttgcttttaaacttattttctgatgttttttcttgaatttctttatttgtgtttttttaatttttactatgctataatacccgatggtaattttttgataacatgcccgctgttgactttggagacttcaaaatttttcgtttcgctttagcgcgtactaggcttaacgaaaaaatatcgaaTATTATGTCAAGGTCAAAATAATGGCCCCCAACTTTCGATCGAATCGATAAATATCCTATTTGGTATTGTGTATCTCTTTCGACAAAATTTGCTATGGACACGATTTTAGTCGATAGCAAAATTATAAACGAAAGAGAtcgaatgataaaaaaaaaaattcgttcacAATAGAATTTAGCAATACCAAAATTCATTTTCGATGATAGATTTTCGATAAAAATCGTCTATCGATAGACATTCACAATACCAAAGGtcattttcgatttcaatgatagactatcgacaaaagtcgtctttCGATAGACAAAAGACACTCGCAATAAGGGCCATAAATGTATACAAGGTTTTAAATAAGAAGTGTTTAAATGGGATTAAAATTAAACTGACACCCCTATTCTCCCCCAGTCACAATTTATGAAAGTCACAAAAATTCTCAAAGTTGTGATATGGAGCAGATCCCAACTCACAACAACTTAAGGAAGAATTGTGACTCTCACATGTTGGGACTGTGGGGGAGAATCGGGATATTTaatctattttgtttttctttagatTTTCTAAAACAGGAGAAACAACGATTTGCTTTCGTAAATTACAGGTTTTTCAAACCTATTTTGACGTACATAATAAAGGAAGAAAAATATTCTATTCCTGTGAATTGAATAGTAGAATGTGGCTGTATGAGACcaagacaaaataaaatgcacgactggtttTCACGACGAAATTTCGAATTATTTCACTAacaggttttcaaaaaaaaatatttttcaaaaaaaaattttgaaatattttttttaatctaaaaatttgttatttgaaaattttctataatATACACGCTGTTGTAATCGGGTTTGTCGTGAacaagatattcagaaaccaaaaaaatacggttctatggcagataccgttaataaaggcagaaaaaaatattttttttatttcaaaaattcagtcttatttgttaaattaatcaaaattgaaagagccgttttgaaaaaaaaaatttactgtttACGTTATATGGAAAGTACCGTTAGTCTTGGTCCTAACTTCCCAATTTCACCCAAAACTgataactaccaagtttgaagaaaatagcttAACtaatttaggctgtagctcgaggtaaaTACAGACAGACATAATTGCGGGATTCAAtttttatctcgagttcgatttttttacgaatccaaaACTTGCTATAGAACGTATATTcgcaagtttatttttttgtttttatggacAGTTGCGTTCCTTGGGAACATTTATCTGCTGCTAAGTACTGAAAACTACTTTTGGTCTATTGAAAAACTAGTTCAAAGCTGaattaagtactaagcagtagataaatacatattcccaaaggaacggAGCTTAAGCTTCGTTTTCATTATGCGCGGCATCCGCGGCAAATTTGACACTTTCGCGTAACCAATTGTTGTCTACCGCGGCAGAAACAGAATACGCTTAATTTTACCTTTAAGGTTCAAAGCCTTTATAGAGTGCTGCATTTCACTCTTTATGAATTtacttgccgaaagtgaaattaggtgttctgcatttcaccCGTTAACATTATTTGATCGAATTCACTTCGTTTCTGTTGGTGAAATTTGTGTTTGTCAAagaatttgcattttttgggcaaaaTATTTTATCAGAACTTATATTTGTcctgttttgtaatgtttatttgttgttaatttagtacaaaatacataaaacacatgaggcatgaacTATCATCATTCATCACTTCACAGCCTCTTCATTCTCATTGActatttttcactttaaaaaatttttcatgcaaaaataTTGCAATTACTTGCTTTTCATGCAGTCATTTCActgtaggaacaaaataaaaatggatgatccttcagttcTGAAAGTTCAAAGCAATTTTCGAAATCTATCAAAATGTAGAAAATGTaatttcatttcacgtgaagTTGAAAAGTGCTTTCAATTCACATTCGATCGAGTTGCGAAATGATAGTcattaatttgaaaagaaatataaataattcaaaaattgctCAACAATAATCACGATAGTCATAAATTTGACAAAAGatataaataattcaaaaattattcaacaaacaatcatgtttttacagaaaaattaagctttaatgttttgatatatgtatttatttatattttttaaacttataatTTGCAATATCATctaaataacaataaattttatttttaaatgcccaCTAAATAATTTTGTTCGTAATTACTACATAATATTTGCGTTTTCTCattaaatacttaaattttggAATGGTTACTTATAATATAAATGTACTATAGACTATAGTAATTTCtaaatataatttcaattatttcttaTCACTCCGACTCCAACACCACCACTATGGGCTCGCATAGGGGGCACAAACACCCATTCATCTGTTTCTGGATCGTATACCTCAACTGTGGAGAGATTTGTTTCTCCATCATACCCTATGTATTAAAGAACCTTTATAGTATAACatcttcataataaaaaaaaaagaatacctcCTATTGCCCAAAGCTTGCCCATATTAGCAACGAGAGCAACACGACTTCTCTTGCAGTGCATAGAAGTCACTAGTTTCCATGTATCTGTGTTCGGATCATAGACCTCGACCGATCGCAGAAATGAATTTCCGTCGTATCCGCCACAAGCGTAAAGTTTTCCATTGAGCGTAGCCACTCCTAGACGACATCGTCTGCTTAACATAGACTTCATTTTTACCCAAACATCTTTGACTGGATCGTAACACTCCACTGAATCAAATATTGATAAGCCATCATGGCCACCGAGAGCATAAATAAAACCGCCAAGAGAAGCTACACCTCCTGCTGAACGATATTTCATCATTGGAGCGACctacaaataaaatgaaagacaTGACGAAGAACTGAAAATACGAAGCTCACTTACTGTTTTCCAAATATCTGTTTTTGGGCTATAACATTCTACAGTGTTTAAGGATGTTACGCCATCATAGCCACCACACACATAAACACTATCATCTAAGGCAGCTACACCAACAGCGCTAAGACAATGAAtaggaaatacaaattttttcaaataaaacgatAATTTTATCAATACTTTTTAGATCAAACTCAACACGGCCTCTTTAAATACAAGAACCTACCTTCGTTTGCAAAGCATTGCCCTTCCCTGGGACCATTTATTCTGTTTAGGGTCATACACTTCAACAGTTGAAAGTCGTTCAGTGCCATTGAATCCTCCAAAAGCGTATAATTTACCACAAATGACTGCCACACCTACCCTTGAACTATtagagaaaataataattaattcaataaataattttactcgTTTTTACTTGTGATATACAATGACGAGTAAAAGttttttacatacataaaagaaatttttgatttttaaaattattatttattaaacaaccacatttaaattttaaagaacccACATATGACGCTactatgagaacaatagtggcgtaagccATTAAATTCAGTTTTGAGCTACGAGAGATATACgaaacatgtttttttaaaacaacacttttttgagtGTCATCTAGTTTGGATTTGGAGTGTAGCTAGCTACATAAATCTATTgttgtattaaaataaatatattaagagacccatttttatggaaaactaatttttgaaaaaaagtctacCACTTTTTAGCTGTTTGTCCTATTCTACAACAGCATACAGAAATACGTAgtagattataatttttaaagagtttttctaaaagatatctTTCATTGTAAATATGGTTGGAAGGTCCTTTTAAGATATTGTCCTTTTTAGAAAATATCGCAAAAGCTTTgagctaaaaacaaaacttataattgttttggttttttgcatgttacttttttctctttataattatttcaaaatcagatgccaaaccaaaaaaaatgtgtaccaaatcctttttatttaatgttgaattcctttcaaaaaaaagaatcgtTTAACTAAACCAAatgagataaaaatttgaatactGTCATTATGATCTTGTGACAATCAATAATTTTGTACTAATGGGATCGCTATAACTGTGTCAGACTGTGAAGTTTTCACCTTGCTCTTGTAAGTCACTCCAATGCT includes the following:
- the LOC129916664 gene encoding UV excision repair protein RAD23 homolog B, with the translated sequence MIITVKNLQQQTFTIDIDPEKSVKELKEKIFTDRGSEYVVERQKLIYAGVILDDDRTIQSYSVDEKKFIVVILQRDYPSKKTDESPASAATSKEEAAKTSEPPSPQKKAAAAEAAAPSKPTPQTVETKTATASPQKAPTSAAAAPAAVPASVQAAAESTLLMGAEYNQMVDSIMQMGYTREMTEAALAASFNNPDRAVEYLLSGIPPEALVDSELNTTPSAELRAAAAAAGQRSSANESSVAEDSLEFLRNQPQFLQMRELVHQNPELLNAVLQQIGQSNPALLQLISENQEAFLNMLNEPHEADNSSSAGSQATGEGVRAAVAESVASAEPSDRTRGGASASGDGGENVSPVIQMTAQDREAISRLKAMGFPEHLVLQAYFACEKNENLAANLLISSNDD